From a single Gammaproteobacteria bacterium genomic region:
- a CDS encoding zinc-dependent alcohol dehydrogenase family protein: MRAMILSRPRGDLRSETLDLPSPSAGEVRGRVLACGVCRTDLHLVDGELPDPSLPIVPGHEAVAIAEEVGKDVDRIRPGQRFGVPWLAWTCGECRYCGEGRENLCERAQFTGFHRHGGYAEGILADARYCVPIPESYSDEHAAPLLCAGLIGYRSWKLAGPAQRLGIYGFGAAAHIVAQVAMAQNQDVYAFVRPGDRQGEAFARELGAVWAGPSERAPPRKLDAALIFAPVGSLIPAALSAVRKGGTVVCGGIHMSEIPAFPYDLLWGERVLRSVANLTRADADEFMSLAEATPISTSVRSYPLEEANAALADLRAGRLNGAAVLVP; this comes from the coding sequence ATGCGCGCGATGATTCTCAGCCGTCCGCGCGGCGACCTGCGTTCCGAAACACTGGACCTGCCGTCCCCCTCCGCAGGTGAAGTACGGGGCCGTGTTCTGGCCTGCGGCGTATGCCGCACCGACCTGCACCTCGTCGATGGCGAACTGCCCGACCCGAGTCTCCCGATCGTCCCGGGGCACGAGGCGGTAGCGATAGCCGAAGAAGTCGGGAAAGACGTTGATCGTATCCGCCCCGGGCAGCGCTTCGGCGTGCCCTGGCTGGCCTGGACTTGCGGCGAGTGCCGCTATTGTGGCGAAGGCCGGGAAAACCTTTGCGAGAGGGCGCAGTTTACCGGCTTTCACCGCCACGGCGGCTACGCGGAGGGCATCCTCGCCGACGCGCGCTACTGTGTGCCGATCCCGGAGAGCTACTCCGACGAGCATGCCGCTCCGTTGCTGTGCGCCGGCCTGATCGGCTATCGCAGCTGGAAGCTGGCCGGCCCGGCCCAGCGCCTCGGGATCTACGGATTCGGCGCCGCGGCCCACATCGTCGCCCAGGTGGCGATGGCGCAAAACCAGGACGTCTATGCCTTTGTCCGTCCCGGAGACCGGCAGGGCGAGGCGTTCGCCCGCGAACTCGGCGCGGTCTGGGCCGGACCTTCGGAGCGGGCGCCGCCGCGAAAACTTGATGCCGCGCTGATCTTCGCGCCGGTGGGCAGCCTGATTCCCGCGGCTCTCTCAGCGGTGCGCAAGGGCGGAACCGTCGTGTGTGGCGGAATCCACATGAGCGAGATACCCGCGTTTCCGTACGACCTGCTGTGGGGAGAGCGCGTCTTGCGCTCCGTGGCCAACCTTACCCGCGCCGACGCCGACGAATTCATGTCGCTGGCCGAGGCGACGCCGATCAGCACGAGCGTAAGGAGCTATCCCCTTGAGGAAGCCAACGCGGCCCTGGCGGATCTTCGCGCCGGCCGCCTCAACGGCGCCGCGGTTCTCGTTCCCTAG
- a CDS encoding polysaccharide deacetylase family protein, translating to MNSGFRWPGGAGLALSVVLNIEEGAEASPKDGDPRPDPVDELGIALRGSRRNLPNESNYRYGVRAGAPRLLDIMDRYGAPCTVAAAALALERAPGLAERLAQSHHEVCAHGFRWAFQHRMDEAEEREFVRKAADSIEASVGRRPQGWLSRYLFTDNTRRLLSEEGYGYHMDDFSDDLPWWDVDGPRPMLVMPYALDTNDMKMWNSPAYTARGWFDYLNDSLDLLLKESRSAPRMMSVGIHARIAGRPGRAAAFDSFLARAVTRPGVWAATRLQIAEAWRDAHPPPG from the coding sequence ATGAATTCGGGTTTTCGCTGGCCGGGCGGCGCCGGCCTTGCGCTTTCGGTTGTGCTCAACATCGAGGAGGGCGCCGAGGCCAGCCCCAAAGACGGCGATCCGCGCCCGGATCCCGTGGATGAGCTCGGCATTGCGCTGCGCGGCTCGAGACGCAATCTGCCCAACGAGAGCAACTACCGGTACGGCGTGCGGGCGGGGGCGCCCCGCCTTCTCGACATCATGGACCGCTACGGCGCCCCATGCACGGTGGCGGCCGCGGCGCTGGCGCTCGAGCGCGCACCGGGACTCGCCGAAAGGCTGGCGCAAAGCCATCATGAAGTCTGCGCGCACGGGTTTCGCTGGGCCTTCCAGCACCGCATGGATGAGGCCGAGGAACGCGAATTCGTCCGCAAGGCCGCCGACAGTATCGAGGCTTCCGTCGGGCGCCGTCCGCAGGGCTGGCTGTCGCGCTACCTGTTTACGGACAACACGCGGCGGCTCCTCTCCGAGGAGGGATATGGCTATCACATGGACGATTTCAGCGATGACCTGCCCTGGTGGGACGTTGACGGACCGCGGCCGATGCTGGTGATGCCCTATGCTCTGGACACCAACGACATGAAAATGTGGAATTCGCCCGCCTATACGGCGCGGGGCTGGTTCGATTACCTGAACGACAGCCTCGATCTGCTGCTGAAGGAAAGCCGCAGCGCACCCAGGATGATGTCGGTGGGGATACATGCGCGCATTGCCGGCCGGCCCGGACGGGCCGCGGCCTTCGATTCCTTCCTGGCGCGCGCCGTCACGCGGCCGGGCGTGTGGGCAGCCACCCGATTGCAGATCGCCGAGGCCTGGAGAGACGCCCACCCGCCGCCCGGCTAA
- a CDS encoding enoyl-CoA hydratase/isomerase family protein, with amino-acid sequence MPNDMLHVEERDGGLLRLTLNRPRQHNALSFELLERLRETLESYARDATLKCVVVTGAGDKSFCAGGDLHELDSMRSLDDAREISRIGRRALDAVRYFPVPVAAALNGDALGGGAELALACDYCLAARHARIGLLQARLNLMTAWGGAADVLARCGSARGLALLLTARRLSADDALKAGLLDEVCAQGQDVDELAQAWSAAMTERSRAVLRGQKALAVVMRRTMQEALAEAEEQHMANAWTDPAHWEAVRQSFSGKKA; translated from the coding sequence ATGCCGAACGACATGCTGCATGTGGAAGAGCGCGACGGCGGCCTGCTGCGTCTCACGCTCAACCGCCCGCGGCAGCACAACGCACTGAGCTTCGAGTTGCTGGAGCGACTGCGCGAAACGCTCGAAAGCTACGCACGGGACGCAACGCTCAAGTGCGTAGTCGTAACCGGCGCCGGCGACAAGTCATTTTGCGCCGGGGGCGATCTGCACGAACTCGACTCGATGCGGTCGCTGGATGACGCCCGCGAAATCTCCCGCATCGGGCGCCGGGCACTGGATGCGGTGCGCTATTTTCCGGTGCCGGTGGCCGCGGCGCTGAACGGGGACGCGCTGGGCGGCGGCGCCGAACTGGCGCTGGCCTGCGACTACTGCCTCGCAGCAAGGCATGCGCGAATCGGACTTTTGCAGGCGCGCCTTAACCTCATGACCGCATGGGGCGGGGCCGCGGACGTCCTCGCACGCTGCGGCAGCGCCAGGGGTCTGGCGCTTTTGCTCACGGCAAGACGGCTGAGCGCAGATGATGCGCTCAAAGCGGGTCTCCTGGACGAAGTGTGCGCCCAGGGCCAGGACGTGGACGAACTGGCGCAGGCCTGGAGCGCTGCGATGACGGAGCGCAGCCGCGCAGTGTTGCGCGGGCAGAAAGCTCTGGCGGTCGTCATGCGCAGGACCATGCAGGAGGCGCTGGCCGAGGCCGAAGAGCAGCACATGGCCAATGCCTGGACCGATCCCGCGCACTGGGAAGCCGTGCGGCAGAGTTTCTCCGGCAAGAAGGCATAG
- a CDS encoding peptidase S16: MRTGTPLFPLPTVLFPEGPLPLRVFEPRYVDMVGRCMRDDEPFGVIRIEENGKSSSESQLCRIGTLAIIADWFQSDGGLLGILAIGSLRFQLHATARQPDGLRVGDIEELPPEPQVPLPPEFVSMSSALQHLIQKLDRLYQGIETRFDDASWVSLRLAEILPIGLEHKQHCLELEDPLERLRYLRPLVRLSR, encoded by the coding sequence ATGCGCACCGGCACCCCGCTGTTTCCCCTGCCCACGGTCCTTTTCCCGGAGGGCCCGCTGCCCTTGCGGGTGTTCGAGCCTCGTTACGTGGACATGGTCGGAAGGTGCATGCGCGACGACGAACCGTTCGGCGTGATCCGGATCGAAGAAAACGGCAAGTCGTCTTCGGAGTCGCAGCTTTGCAGGATCGGAACGCTTGCCATCATTGCCGACTGGTTCCAGAGTGACGGCGGCCTGCTGGGAATACTGGCCATCGGTTCGCTCAGGTTCCAGCTCCACGCGACGGCCCGGCAGCCCGACGGATTGCGGGTCGGCGACATCGAGGAACTGCCGCCGGAACCCCAGGTCCCCCTGCCGCCGGAGTTCGTTTCCATGAGTTCCGCGCTGCAGCACCTGATTCAGAAGCTCGACCGGCTTTACCAGGGCATCGAAACGCGATTCGACGACGCCAGTTGGGTCAGTCTGCGGCTGGCCGAGATTCTGCCCATCGGCCTGGAGCACAAGCAGCATTGCCTGGAGTTGGAGGACCCGCTGGAGCGCCTGCGGTATCTCCGCCCTCTGGTGCGCCTGAGCCGCTAG
- a CDS encoding thioredoxin family protein, with amino-acid sequence MLMGPPPCDFGAPAPRFNLPDPSGREFSLEDCAGENGTLVMFICNHCPYVQAILGKLSRDTAELREHGIGSVAIMPNDVVRYPADSPPRMAALAEQAGFDFPYLFDESQEVASSYGAVCTPDFFGYNADLELQYRGRLDSSTSRAGPPDAPRELFDAMVRIARTGQGPRSQNSSQGCSIKWRS; translated from the coding sequence ATGCTGATGGGTCCGCCTCCCTGCGATTTCGGCGCCCCCGCGCCGCGTTTCAACCTGCCGGATCCGTCCGGGCGCGAGTTCAGTCTTGAGGACTGTGCCGGCGAGAACGGCACGCTGGTGATGTTCATCTGCAATCATTGTCCGTACGTGCAGGCCATCCTTGGCAAACTGTCGCGCGACACCGCCGAGTTGCGCGAGCACGGCATCGGCAGCGTCGCGATCATGCCCAATGACGTGGTTCGCTACCCGGCGGATTCCCCGCCGCGAATGGCTGCCCTGGCCGAGCAGGCAGGCTTCGATTTTCCGTACCTGTTTGACGAATCGCAGGAAGTGGCGAGCAGCTACGGTGCGGTCTGCACGCCGGACTTCTTCGGCTACAACGCCGATCTTGAACTGCAGTACCGGGGGCGGCTGGATTCCAGCACATCGCGCGCCGGTCCCCCGGACGCGCCCCGTGAACTGTTCGACGCCATGGTCCGGATCGCAAGGACGGGCCAGGGCCCGCGCAGCCAGAATTCCAGCCAGGGCTGCTCGATCAAGTGGCGCAGTTAG
- the tkt gene encoding transketolase, translated as MDAVQRANSGHPGMPMGMADIAELLYSDYLKVAPSQPHWVDRDRLVLSNGHGSMLLYGAAHLAGYALDLDQLKAFRQLGSHTAGHPELNVEIGIETTTGPLGQGLANAVGMALAERLLASEFNRPEHEIVDHRTWVLLGDGCLMEGISHEACSLAGVLGLGKLICIYDDNGISIDGEVGGWFRDDTPGRFEAYGWHVVRDVDGHDPEALREALDQACAEGTRPSLVCARTVIGFGAPNKQGTADTHGAPLGEAEIEAARKELNWPHAPFEVPEDIRRGWDIRDRGDRQVDDWNEGFAAYREAFPAEAAEFERRMDGRLPEDWQASAARAIGNIAAEHKTQATRKASLGALEAFAPMLPELVGGSADLTGSNCTRHSGSVDITAEGGGNYVYFGVREFAMGAMINGLALHGGFIPYGGTFLTFSDYQRNAIRMAALMRQPCIFVFTHDSIGLGEDGPTHQPIEHLESLRIIPNMRVWRPCDAVETAVAWRAAIERRDGPTSLVLTRQGLPAQKRSDEQLAQVARGGYVLHQEAATAPDVLLIATGSEVQLAMAAAAELQGEGIAARVVSMPCVYVFMQQEPGYRESVLPEGVKARVAVEAGVPRGWPGITGPNGRVLGISRYGASAPGGELFEHYGFTAEAVAALARESVAEVRGLASS; from the coding sequence ATGGACGCCGTGCAGCGCGCCAACTCCGGCCATCCCGGCATGCCCATGGGCATGGCGGACATTGCGGAGTTGCTCTACTCGGATTACCTGAAGGTAGCGCCGAGCCAGCCTCACTGGGTGGACCGCGACCGGCTGGTGCTCTCAAACGGGCATGGTTCCATGCTCTTGTACGGCGCCGCGCACCTGGCGGGCTACGCCCTGGACCTCGACCAGCTCAAGGCCTTCCGGCAGCTTGGCTCGCACACGGCCGGCCACCCGGAACTCAACGTCGAGATCGGCATCGAGACCACGACGGGGCCGCTGGGCCAGGGTCTGGCCAACGCGGTGGGCATGGCGCTTGCCGAACGGCTGCTGGCATCCGAATTCAACCGCCCCGAACATGAGATCGTCGACCACAGGACCTGGGTATTGCTGGGCGACGGCTGCCTCATGGAAGGCATCTCGCACGAAGCCTGTTCACTGGCGGGCGTGCTGGGCCTGGGCAAGCTGATCTGCATATACGACGACAACGGCATTTCGATCGACGGAGAGGTCGGCGGGTGGTTCCGCGACGATACGCCCGGCAGGTTCGAGGCCTACGGCTGGCACGTGGTTCGCGACGTGGACGGCCATGATCCCGAGGCCCTGCGCGAGGCGCTGGACCAGGCCTGTGCGGAAGGAACCCGGCCGAGCCTGGTGTGTGCCCGCACCGTCATCGGTTTCGGGGCGCCCAACAAGCAGGGCACGGCGGATACGCACGGCGCACCGCTGGGGGAGGCCGAGATCGAGGCCGCGCGCAAGGAGTTGAACTGGCCGCATGCGCCGTTCGAGGTGCCGGAAGATATTCGCCGCGGCTGGGACATCCGCGATCGCGGCGACCGGCAGGTCGATGACTGGAATGAAGGCTTTGCGGCCTATCGCGAGGCGTTTCCGGCCGAGGCCGCGGAGTTCGAACGGCGAATGGACGGCCGGCTGCCGGAAGACTGGCAGGCGTCGGCCGCACGGGCGATCGGGAATATCGCGGCGGAGCATAAGACCCAGGCCACGCGCAAGGCGTCGCTGGGGGCCCTGGAGGCGTTCGCGCCGATGCTGCCGGAACTGGTGGGCGGTTCGGCGGACCTGACCGGGTCCAATTGCACGCGCCATTCCGGGTCCGTGGACATCACGGCCGAAGGCGGAGGCAACTACGTCTATTTCGGCGTTCGGGAGTTCGCCATGGGCGCCATGATCAACGGACTGGCGCTGCACGGCGGCTTCATTCCGTACGGCGGCACCTTTCTTACGTTTTCCGATTACCAGCGCAACGCTATCCGCATGGCCGCGCTGATGCGCCAACCCTGCATATTCGTTTTCACGCACGATTCGATCGGGCTTGGCGAAGACGGCCCCACGCACCAGCCTATCGAACATCTGGAATCGCTGCGCATCATTCCCAATATGCGCGTATGGCGGCCGTGCGACGCGGTCGAGACGGCGGTGGCCTGGCGCGCGGCGATCGAGCGCCGCGACGGCCCCACCAGCCTGGTGCTTACGCGCCAGGGTCTGCCGGCCCAGAAGCGCAGCGACGAGCAGCTGGCCCAGGTGGCCCGCGGCGGATACGTGCTGCACCAGGAAGCGGCCACCGCGCCCGACGTGCTGCTGATCGCGACCGGCTCGGAAGTGCAGCTGGCGATGGCCGCGGCAGCCGAGCTTCAGGGCGAGGGCATAGCCGCGCGGGTCGTCTCCATGCCTTGCGTCTACGTGTTCATGCAGCAGGAGCCCGGCTACCGCGAGTCGGTGCTGCCGGAAGGCGTGAAGGCGCGGGTGGCGGTCGAAGCGGGCGTTCCCCGAGGCTGGCCCGGCATTACAGGCCCCAACGGACGCGTGCTGGGAATTAGCCGCTACGGCGCATCGGCGCCCGGCGGCGAGTTGTTCGAACATTATGGATTCACCGCGGAAGCGGTGGCGGCATTGGCCCGCGAGTCCGTCGCCGAAGTGCGCGGGCTTGCTTCAAGTTGA
- the gap gene encoding type I glyceraldehyde-3-phosphate dehydrogenase, whose product MAARIAINGYGRIGRCILRALYEEGKRGAVQIVAINDLGDTHTNAHLTRYDTAHGRFGAEVAMDGDDLLVEGDRIRVLAERDPAQLPWAELGVDVVLECTGLFRSRDRAGMHLNAGAGRVVISAPAGKDVDATVVYGVNHQVLRSSHTIISNASCTTNCLAPMAKVLHAAVGIEQGIMNTIHSYTNDQVLTDVYHKDLRRARSATQSMIPTKTGAAAAVGLVLPELDGRLDGFSVRVPTINVSLVDLTFRASRATTVEEIDAAMKAAADGELSGVLAFNDEPLVSADFNHCPYSSVYDAGMTKVLGDDLVKVCSWYDNEWGFANRMLDTTLALLEAP is encoded by the coding sequence GTGGCGGCAAGAATTGCAATCAACGGCTATGGACGAATCGGGCGCTGCATCCTCCGCGCGCTCTACGAAGAAGGGAAGCGCGGCGCGGTACAGATCGTCGCCATCAATGACCTGGGCGATACCCATACCAACGCGCATCTGACGCGCTACGACACCGCTCACGGGCGCTTCGGCGCTGAGGTCGCGATGGACGGCGACGACCTGCTGGTGGAAGGAGACCGTATCCGGGTGCTGGCGGAGCGCGATCCGGCGCAGTTGCCCTGGGCGGAGCTCGGCGTGGACGTGGTGTTGGAATGCACCGGACTGTTCCGCTCGCGCGACAGGGCCGGAATGCATCTGAACGCCGGGGCCGGACGGGTGGTGATTTCCGCCCCAGCGGGCAAGGACGTGGACGCCACGGTCGTCTACGGCGTCAACCACCAGGTGCTGCGATCGAGCCACACGATCATTTCCAACGCTTCATGCACCACCAACTGCCTTGCGCCCATGGCCAAGGTGCTGCACGCGGCGGTGGGCATCGAGCAGGGCATCATGAACACCATCCACAGCTACACCAACGACCAGGTCCTGACCGACGTCTATCACAAGGACCTGCGCCGCGCCCGGTCGGCCACCCAGTCGATGATTCCGACCAAGACCGGGGCCGCGGCTGCCGTGGGGCTGGTGCTGCCGGAACTGGACGGCCGGCTGGACGGCTTTTCGGTGCGCGTGCCCACGATCAACGTGTCCCTGGTCGATCTCACGTTCCGCGCCTCGCGGGCAACCACGGTGGAGGAAATCGACGCCGCCATGAAGGCCGCCGCCGACGGCGAGTTGAGCGGCGTGCTGGCCTTCAACGACGAGCCCTTGGTTTCCGCCGACTTCAACCACTGCCCGTATTCGTCGGTCTACGACGCCGGCATGACCAAGGTGCTGGGCGATGACCTGGTCAAGGTGTGCTCCTGGTACGACAACGAATGGGGATTCGCCAACCGCATGCTGGACACCACGCTGGCCTTGCTCGAAGCACCCTGA
- a CDS encoding phosphoglycerate kinase produces the protein MTVPALSSAVVTGRRVMIRADLNVPIEKGRVANDQRIRAALPAIRHCLDRDAAVIVLSHLGRPAEGSFDARFSLAPVAAELSQALGVPVPLRRDWLDGVDVAGGQAVLCENVRFNAGEKDNSAQLGKRMAALCDLFVMDAFGSAHRAQASVHAVARAAPEACAGPLLLAELRALQAAFSDPPRPLTAIAGGAKISGKLGVLRSLASQADVLIPGGGIANTLLGAIGVELGASLAEPEMFAEARQVLSGRAEVLLPLDAVLAPSPDSPRRARIAPVEDVRPDEMILDIGPRTAELYAKAIAGAGALVWNGPLGLFEVEAFARGTHKVAEAVAASPAYRVAGGGDTLRALDEFGLASELDHLCTGGGAMLAWLEGRELPGVSVLQTR, from the coding sequence ATGACCGTTCCCGCGCTGAGTTCCGCCGTCGTCACCGGACGGCGGGTCATGATTCGCGCGGATCTGAACGTCCCGATCGAAAAGGGCCGGGTTGCCAATGATCAGCGCATCCGGGCGGCGCTGCCGGCAATTCGCCACTGCCTTGATCGCGACGCGGCGGTAATCGTGCTTTCGCACCTCGGACGCCCGGCGGAAGGGTCGTTCGATGCCCGGTTTTCCCTGGCCCCCGTCGCAGCGGAGCTGAGCCAGGCCCTGGGCGTGCCCGTGCCGCTCCGGCGCGACTGGCTGGACGGCGTGGACGTTGCCGGCGGACAGGCGGTCCTGTGCGAGAACGTGCGCTTCAACGCCGGGGAGAAGGACAACTCCGCGCAACTCGGAAAGCGCATGGCGGCGCTGTGCGACCTGTTCGTGATGGATGCCTTCGGCAGCGCCCACAGGGCCCAGGCCAGCGTACACGCGGTCGCGCGGGCGGCGCCGGAAGCCTGCGCGGGTCCGCTTCTGCTGGCCGAACTGAGGGCCTTGCAGGCGGCGTTTTCGGATCCTCCCCGACCTCTGACCGCCATCGCCGGCGGCGCCAAGATCTCCGGCAAGCTCGGCGTGCTGCGGTCGCTGGCCTCGCAGGCGGACGTGCTGATCCCGGGCGGAGGAATCGCCAATACCCTGCTGGGCGCGATCGGCGTGGAGCTGGGGGCGTCGCTGGCCGAACCGGAAATGTTCGCCGAGGCGCGGCAGGTGTTGTCGGGCCGCGCCGAGGTGCTGCTGCCGCTGGACGCCGTGCTGGCGCCTTCACCGGACTCGCCCCGGCGCGCCCGTATCGCACCGGTCGAAGACGTAAGACCGGACGAAATGATCCTGGACATCGGACCGCGAACGGCGGAGCTCTATGCAAAGGCGATTGCCGGCGCCGGCGCCCTCGTCTGGAACGGCCCGCTTGGACTGTTCGAGGTGGAAGCGTTTGCCCGCGGCACCCACAAGGTGGCGGAAGCGGTTGCGGCCAGTCCCGCGTACCGCGTTGCCGGGGGAGGCGACACCCTGCGCGCGCTGGACGAGTTCGGGTTGGCTTCGGAACTGGATCATCTGTGCACGGGCGGCGGCGCGATGCTGGCCTGGCTGGAGGGGCGCGAACTGCCCGGCGTATCCGTTCTCCAAACGCGCTAA
- the pyk gene encoding pyruvate kinase has product MRRTKIIATLGPATDRPEVLRGVLENGADALRLNFSHGDWDVRYRRIAEVREAAAELGRCVALLGDLQGPKIRIAGFANGPVRLEDGAEFFFDHELDAYAGDVHGVGLNFTTLGEDVVSGDTLLLDDGNVELRVEETRGSRVHCSVVHGGVVSDHKGVNKRGGGLLAVPALTEEDRRDLKLAAEAELDWIAVSFVRDGADIETARQLIREAGGSAHIVAKIERSEALDNLDEIVDAADAVMVARGDLGIETGYEGLIGQQKSIIRRARHRHRVVITATQMMESMIDRPMPTRAEVSDVSNAVMDGTDAVMLSAESAVGEYAAEAVAAMASICEGAEAWMPGRMETSPVTEGAFERVDEGIAKAAMYAANHMDVRAIAALTESGATALWMSRIRSDLPIFALTRHPGTQRRVTLYRGVVPVAFDVTETQPDKLFRAVFERLREAGGLEARDLVIITKGAITGVSGHTDSMTVLPIED; this is encoded by the coding sequence ATGCGCCGCACGAAAATCATTGCGACCCTGGGTCCCGCCACCGATCGGCCGGAAGTCCTTCGCGGCGTTCTGGAAAACGGCGCCGACGCCTTGCGGCTCAATTTTTCGCACGGCGACTGGGACGTCCGCTATCGGCGCATTGCCGAGGTCCGGGAGGCCGCCGCGGAACTGGGCCGTTGCGTGGCCCTGCTGGGAGACCTCCAGGGGCCGAAGATCCGCATCGCAGGCTTCGCCAATGGCCCGGTGCGCCTCGAAGACGGCGCCGAATTCTTTTTCGATCACGAGCTCGATGCCTATGCGGGCGACGTTCATGGCGTCGGGCTGAATTTCACCACCCTCGGCGAGGACGTCGTGTCCGGCGACACCCTGTTGCTGGACGACGGGAACGTGGAACTCAGGGTTGAGGAGACGCGCGGATCCAGAGTGCACTGCAGCGTGGTTCACGGTGGCGTGGTTTCGGATCACAAGGGCGTGAACAAGCGGGGCGGGGGGCTGCTGGCGGTGCCCGCGCTCACCGAGGAAGACCGGCGGGACCTGAAGCTGGCGGCCGAAGCGGAACTCGACTGGATCGCCGTTTCCTTCGTCCGCGACGGTGCCGATATCGAGACTGCGCGCCAGCTGATCAGGGAAGCGGGAGGCTCCGCCCACATCGTCGCCAAGATCGAGCGGTCGGAGGCGCTGGACAACCTCGACGAAATCGTGGATGCCGCCGACGCGGTGATGGTGGCGCGAGGAGACCTGGGGATAGAGACCGGCTACGAGGGCCTGATCGGCCAGCAGAAGTCGATTATCCGCCGCGCGCGGCACCGGCACCGGGTCGTGATAACCGCCACGCAGATGATGGAGTCGATGATCGACCGGCCGATGCCGACCCGGGCGGAAGTTTCCGACGTTTCCAATGCGGTCATGGACGGTACCGACGCCGTGATGCTGTCGGCGGAAAGCGCGGTGGGCGAGTACGCTGCCGAGGCCGTTGCCGCCATGGCCTCCATTTGCGAGGGCGCCGAAGCCTGGATGCCGGGCCGCATGGAAACCAGCCCGGTTACCGAAGGCGCGTTCGAACGGGTGGACGAGGGTATTGCGAAGGCCGCCATGTACGCCGCCAACCACATGGACGTTCGTGCGATTGCGGCGCTGACCGAATCCGGCGCCACGGCGCTGTGGATGTCGCGTATCCGCTCCGATCTCCCCATTTTCGCGTTGACCCGCCATCCGGGCACGCAGCGTCGGGTCACGCTCTACCGGGGGGTGGTTCCGGTGGCCTTCGACGTGACCGAGACCCAGCCGGACAAGCTGTTTCGCGCCGTATTCGAGCGTCTGCGCGAAGCGGGCGGGCTTGAAGCCCGTGACCTGGTGATCATCACCAAGGGCGCGATTACCGGCGTCTCCGGCCACACCGATTCGATGACCGTGCTTCCCATAGAGGATTGA
- the mgtE gene encoding magnesium transporter encodes MVEHARDSSPREALRALLAADTEPRLRRLVHALSPREAAILIESLPPGRRELAWELVDEEDEGEILVELNDEVRAQIMEGMESAALVDAAEGLPLDDLADLVADLPGDITERIIRSLDKDERELLQSVLVFPPDSAGGLMAPEVVSVRPDMTLEGVLTYLRSHPELPEDLYCVYVVDRRRRYRGVLQVRDLLGGAADARVSRFMDTEARPIHCDTSASDVIRQFQNIDSSVAAVVDDEGRLVGQITADDVVDALQEQTDHEILGSVGLDEEDDMFAPVAVSTGRRTLWLGLNLVTALVAAGVVAWFKPAVERVALLAVLLPVVASMGGIAGSQTLTLMVRGLSQGRIQNSNVRWLLWKEIAVGLLNGLGWALVVAVVTLGVFSNLEVALIAGAAIAINLLAAAASGVLVPLILRRINIDPALAGGVVLTTITDVVGFAAFLGLASMLLL; translated from the coding sequence ATGGTTGAGCATGCGCGCGACTCCTCTCCGCGCGAAGCCCTGCGCGCCCTGCTGGCGGCGGACACCGAACCGCGCCTGCGCCGTCTCGTACACGCGCTGAGTCCGCGCGAAGCCGCAATACTCATCGAGTCGTTGCCCCCGGGGCGGCGCGAACTCGCCTGGGAACTGGTTGACGAGGAAGACGAGGGCGAGATCCTGGTCGAGCTCAACGACGAGGTGCGCGCCCAGATCATGGAAGGCATGGAGTCCGCCGCGCTGGTGGATGCCGCCGAGGGCCTGCCGCTGGACGATCTGGCCGACCTCGTCGCCGACCTTCCCGGCGACATCACCGAGCGCATCATCCGGTCGCTTGACAAAGACGAGCGGGAACTCCTGCAATCCGTCCTTGTTTTCCCGCCGGATTCGGCCGGCGGCCTCATGGCGCCGGAAGTCGTCTCGGTGCGCCCGGACATGACACTGGAAGGAGTGCTCACCTATCTGCGCTCGCACCCCGAACTTCCCGAGGACCTGTATTGCGTGTATGTGGTTGACCGCAGGCGCCGCTACCGGGGCGTATTGCAGGTGCGCGACCTCCTCGGCGGCGCGGCCGATGCCAGGGTCAGCCGGTTCATGGATACCGAGGCGCGTCCTATCCATTGCGATACCAGCGCTTCGGACGTTATTCGGCAGTTCCAGAACATCGACAGTTCAGTGGCCGCGGTGGTGGACGACGAAGGCAGGCTGGTGGGACAGATCACCGCCGACGATGTCGTGGACGCCCTGCAGGAACAGACCGATCACGAGATCCTGGGTTCCGTCGGCCTGGACGAGGAGGATGACATGTTTGCGCCGGTGGCGGTCAGCACCGGCCGCCGCACGCTGTGGCTGGGGCTCAATCTCGTGACCGCACTGGTCGCGGCCGGCGTGGTGGCCTGGTTCAAGCCGGCGGTGGAGCGCGTGGCGTTGCTGGCGGTCCTGCTGCCGGTCGTTGCCAGCATGGGCGGCATCGCCGGGAGCCAGACGCTCACGCTCATGGTGCGCGGCCTGTCGCAGGGCCGGATTCAGAATTCCAACGTGCGCTGGCTGCTCTGGAAGGAGATCGCGGTGGGCCTCTTGAACGGCCTGGGCTGGGCGCTGGTCGTTGCGGTGGTCACGCTGGGAGTGTTCAGCAACCTGGAGGTGGCGCTCATCGCCGGCGCGGCGATCGCCATCAACCTGCTGGCGGCGGCGGCGTCGGGCGTGCTGGTGCCGCTGATTCTGCGGCGCATCAACATCGACCCGGCGCTGGCGGGCGGCGTCGTGCTCACGACCATCACCGACGTCGTCGGATTCGCCGCCTTCCTCGGCCTCGCCAGCATGCTCCTCCTATAG